The Alnus glutinosa chromosome 7, dhAlnGlut1.1, whole genome shotgun sequence genome includes a region encoding these proteins:
- the LOC133873100 gene encoding uncharacterized protein LOC133873100 translates to MDLDEWEYLPDDAFLDFHEDGEKRNFSGKRNSDPKTVFNMNYFICPSPNSGKFIEPPRNSRLPSQVVPLPIDWEPTSCSVGKARDDDLVKGITKVPIEISVLPSAVITENIKATEADQDTVSQVFFKKMKENEFVDMKMDSPKSGARGFLSQIETGTFQFEDNGEALESKTSPRMKIEKEMVMSKKSSIDMDCDGSKEEITWEETSGRLNIWKWSLTGIGAICSFGVAAATICIIFFGSHQRNKHHQPNQKLRFQIYADDKRMKQVVHHAARLNEAISAARGVPMARAHITFGGYYDGL, encoded by the exons ATGGATCTTGATGAGTGGGAGTACCTCCCTGATGATGCGTTCCTTGATTTCCATGAAGATGGTGAGAAAAGGAATTTCTCGGGCAAACGTAATTCCGATCCGAAAACTGTTTTCAACATGAATTACTTCATATGCCCATCACCAAATTCTGGGAAATTCATTGAACCGCCACGGAATTCAAGGCTGCCGAGTCAAGTTGTGCCGCTTCCAATTGATTGGGAACCGACAAGTTGCAGCGTGGGCAAGGCCCGCGATGATGATCTGGTGAAGGGCATCACTAAGGTACCTATTGAAATCAGTGTTTTGCCATCAGCTGTTATCACTGAAAATATCAAAGCTACGGAAGCTGATCAAGACACGGTTTCACaagttttcttcaaaaaaatgaaggaaaatgaATTTGTCGACATGAAAATGGACTCCCCAAAGTCTGGTGCTAGGGGGTTTCTGTCTCAAATCGAAACGGGAACGTTTCAATTTGAGGATAATGGTGAGGCCTTGGAGAGTAAGACCTCCCCAAGAATGAAAATTGAGAAAGAGATGGTAATGAGCAAGAAAAGCAGCATAGACATGGATTGTGATGGCAGCAAAGAGGAGATCACTTGGGAAGAAACTAGCGGTAGGCTGAACATATGGAAATGGAGCCTAACTGGGATTGGAGCTATTTGCTCTTTTGGTGTTGCTGCTGCTACAAtctgtattatattttttgGAAGCCACCAAAGAAACAAACACCACCAACCGAACCAGAAGCTTCGGTTCCAGATCTACGCTGATGACAAG AGAATGAAGCAAGTGGTGCACCACGCAGCCAGATTGAATGAAGCAATTTCAGCAGCAAGAGGAGTTCCCATGGCCAGAGCTCACATAACTTTTGGTGGTTACTATGATGGTCTGTAA
- the LOC133874222 gene encoding translocase of chloroplast 34 gives MASLIREWVGINTFASATQTKLLEMLGKLKQENVDTLTILVMGKGGVGKSSTINSIIGERAVSVNPFQSEAPRTVTVSRTRAGFTLNVIDTPGLIEGGYVNAQALEIIKRSLLNKTIDVLLYVDRLDAYRVDNLDKQVVKAITDSFGKGIWNRAFIVLTHAQLSPPDGLPYEDFYSKRSGALLKVVRVGAGLKKQDKKDFAIPVVLVENSGRCNKNEIDEKVLPNGIAWIPHLVKTITEVVLNGSKSIVVDKKLIEGPNPNERGKFLIPLILVFQYFFVVKRIERAIKNDIARESRPSWE, from the exons ATGGCGTCCTTAATACGTGAATGGGTAGGGATCAACACGTTCGCTTCTGCCACACAGACCAAATTGCTTGAAATGCTGGGAAAACTCAAGCAGGAG AATGTGGACACGTTGACAATACTTGTAATGGGGAAAGGCGGTGTTGGGAAGTCATCGACCATAAACTCAATCATTGGGGAAAGAGCGGTATCTGTTAATCCTTTTCAG tCAGAAGCACCCAGGACTGTTACGGTGTCACGTACAAGGGCTGGATTTACTTTGAACGTCATTGACACTCCAGGGCTCATAGAAGGAGGATATGTCAATGCGCAGGCACTTGAGATTATAAAACG TTCCCTTCTGAACAAGACCATCGATGTTCTGCTATATGTGGACCGTTTGGATGCATATAGGGTTGATAACTTGGATAAGCAAGTTGTTAAAGCCATAACAGATAGTTTTGGTAAAGGAATATGGAATAGGGCTTTCATTGTCCTAACACATGCTCAGCTCTCGCCACCAGATGGATTACCTTATGAAGATTTTTACTCCAAAAGGTCAGGGGCTCTTCTAAAAGTTGTTCGTGTCGGTGCGGGGTTAAAAAAGCAGGATAAGAAG GATTTTGCCATCCCTGTTGTTTTGGTTGAGAACAGTGGAAGATGTAATAAGAATGAAATTGATGAAAAG GTTCTTCCAAATGGGATTGCGTGGATTCCTCATTTAGTCAAAACAATTACAGAAGTTGTGTTGAATGGAAGCAAGTCTATTGTTGTTGACAAGAAGCTGATTGAAGGGCCAAACCCCAATGAGAGAGGGAAGTTCTTGATTCCACTTATTCTCGTCTTCCAA TACTTCTTCGTTGTTAAACGGATAGAGCGCGCAATCAAGAATGATATCGCAAGGGAGAGTAGACCATCATGGGAGTAG
- the LOC133873651 gene encoding 5'-adenylylsulfate reductase-like 7 codes for MAVASFLLFFYITVLSSLRLVSSSSALCPKESDSFLYALQSQCPLSISSPNPPLQVDGDFLDRALASKGRKEYSSVLFYASWCPFSRSVLPTYETLNSMFPQIEHLMVEKSSAMPSIFSRYGIHSLPSVLMVNGTSRVRYRGPKNLNSLVQFYKKTTGLEPVQYFAEHQPISLESGGKSIFLSSNSLSLKEMIRREPYLVFSIMFLCLRLLECIFPQVLSRLKAFWVIYIPHFKLEIFGETSQIMGRIVHMIDMRGVWTKLRLSKTRNFHEGAKNARVWASSLASVALGESSSARSSSSS; via the exons atGGCTGTTGcttcttttctcttgtttttctaCATCACCGTCTTGTCTTCGCTGCGGTTGGTGTCTTCGTCTTCGGCTTTGTGCCCCAAGGAATCGGATTCCTTTCTCTACGCTCTTCAATCTCAATGCCCTCTTTCGATCTCCTCCCCCAACCCACCTCTCCAG GTGGATGGAGACTTCCTTGATAGAGCTTTGGCTTCCAAGGGGAGGAAAGAATATTCTTCTGTACTTTTCTATGCTTCTTGGTGCCCATTCTCTCGCAGTGTGCTTCCAACATATGAAACTCTCAATTCCATGTTCCCTCAGATAGAACATTTGATGGTTGAGAAATCTTCAGCTATGCCAAG CATATTTTCAAGATATGGAATCCATAGCTTGCCTTCCGTATTAATGGTGAATGGGACATCAAGGGTGCGATATCGTGGTCCAAAAAATCTCAATTCCCTTGTGCAATTTTATAAGAAGACCACAG GCCTTGAGCCAGTTCAGTATTTTGCTGAGCATCAACCAATCAGCTTGGAGAGTGGTGGAAAATCCATTTTCCTGTCATCAAATAGTTTGTCACTGAAAGAGATGATAAGGAGGGAACCTTACTTGGTATTCTCTATAATGTTCCTGTGCTTGAGGTTACTTGAATGCATATTCCCACAGGTGTTATCTCGTCTCAAAGCATTTTGGGTCATATATATTCCCCATTTCAAGTTGGAAATATTTGGTGAGACAAGCCAAATAATGGGCCGTATTGTTCACATGATTGATATGAGGGGGGTATGGACCAAGCTGAGACTAAGCAAGACCAGGAACTTCCACGAAGGTGCAAAGAATGCCCGGGTTTGGGCATCTTCCTTGGCTTCTGTCGCTTTGGGTGAATCTTCATCGGCtagatcatcatcatcatcttaa